GATTTGTGTATCGCGCGTACCTGCTGGAACGCCTGCTGGAACTTGTGGACGGCCCGCGGGGAATTGCGGTTCCGGAATCGGTCTATTCCGAATTGCTGCAGCGCCAGTCAACACCACAATAGCAGACAAAATAAAATCCAGCCCTCGCGGCTGGTTTTTCATCCCTATGAAATGACTGGCGGAGTGAGAGGGATTCGAACCCTCGATACGGGTTATCCCCGTATACTCGCTTAGCAGGCGAGCGCCTTCGACCTACTCGGCCATCACTCCATCGTTTTCCGCACACCCGGCAGGATCCCATACTTCCTCATTGTACCGTGCGGATGGCCGAACGGTCAAGATTTCGAGTTGGTCAACTTTTTCATCTTATACCGACGGACCAGCGCGTACCACGTCACAAACAGCAAAAATGCCCATCCCAACACATAGAACACCATCGACAGAATCTGGGACACCGGATGCGGCGACAGGCTGATCATAAAGCCGACGAGAAACATGGCGAACGTGATGAACATCGACCGGCCGAACGCCGCCCGGTGCAAAGCGAAATACTGAACGATCACGCAGACGATGACCGCGAGCAACCCCGTAAAAAACATTATGGTACCGCTCCTTCTCTGACAATTCACATCCATTATACACGATTTCGTGCTGCAATTCGAGCAAAAGGAGACCCCTCGCATTTGTTTTTCCATCTCGACATTCTCTGTTTTACAGAAATCGCGCGCGAAAGCCCATGTTTTAATCGTGGAATGAAGCGCGTTGTGGTATAATCAGGTAAAGGCGGATGTACTTTGAAAACTGAACATAGGGGGTTGCGACAGGAAACGCTCTTTCGCGTAAAATGTTCAAGCACAATCCGCGAAGTCGTGGCCGAAATGCGAAAACCAAGCAGTTGGCTATCGGACTAAATCCAACAAAGAACCGTGGGACACACGGGGATCGCTTGGTGCCGCAAAGCAGAACTCCCGGTTTCGGGGGTGCTCTCAAGAATCCATCGGCTTCAGCCGTGTGGAGTGTCAAATGCGGATGTCCCAGGATGTCATGCAGATTTATCCTGTCGTGGAAACAGCAACGTGCATTGTTTGTGGGATAAAATCTAACGGGGTCCGTCCGCGGGACCCCCTTTTTCATATCGCAAAAATCAAGCAGGAACGAACCACTCGCCGTGGTCATCCAATCCGGGTCACACCACCCATGTAAGGCACAAGCGCTTCCGGAATCAACACGCTGCCGTCCGGCTGCTGGTAATTTTCCAGAATCGCCGCCACCGTTCTGCCGACGGCCAGCCCGGAACCGTTGATCGTGTGCACAAATTCCGGTTTTGCCTTCGGTTCGCGGCGGAACCGGATATTCGCCCGGCGCGCCTGGAAATCTTCAAAGTTCGAACAGCTCGAAATCTCCCTGTACTGATTGGCAGCCGGCAGCCACACTTCCAGATCGTACTTCTTGGCAGCGCCAAATCCCAGATCGGCCGTGCACATATCCATCACGCGGTACGGCAGGTTCAACCGCTGCAGGATCGTTTCCGCATCATTGACCAGCTTCATCCATTCCTCATACGACGTTTCCGGCAGCGTAAATTTCACCATCTCGACTTTGTTAAACTGATGCATCCGAATCAGGCCGCGCGTATCGCGTCCCGCTGACCCCGCCTCAGACCGGAAACAGGGTGAGTAAGCGACGTAGTAGCGGGGCAGATCGGCCGCCTGCAAAATTTCCTCCCGGTGCAGATTGGTCACCGGCACTTCCGCCGTCGGCACCAAGAAATAGTCGGTATCCACCAGCTTGAACGCATCCTCTTCAAATTTCGGCAGGTTGCCCGTTCCCGTCATGCTCGCCCGGTTGACGATAAACGGCGGGAGCACTTCCGTATAGCCATGCTCCTGCGTATGGATATCGAGCATAAAATTGATCAGCGCCCGTTCCAAGCGGGCACCGAGGCCTTTGTAGAACACAAACCGGGCGCCCGTCACTTTGGCAGCCGACTCAAAATCGAGAATGCCAAGCTCGGTTGCAATCTCCCAATGGGGCTTCGGTTCAAAATCAAACCGCGGGAGTTCGCCCCATTTTTTCACTTCCACGTTGTCGTCTTCCGATGCCCCGACCGGCACGCTTTCATGTGGGATATTGGGAATCGTCAGCAGCAGAAAATCGACTTTTTCCTCGACTTCCCGCAACTCGTCATCCAGCTGCTTGATCCGGTCTCCGACTTCCCTCATTTCAAGGATGAGCGACTCCGCGTCCTGGCCCGCTTTTTTCAGTTTCGCCACCTCTTGCGAGACGCTGTTTCGTTTCGCTTTCAGCGACTCTGTCTCCGCCAGCAGTTCCCGCCGGCGCGCGTCCAACTGCAGGAACTGGTCGACCGCTTCCGGCGACTCACCCCTTTTTCGCAGCGCTTCCCGAACCTTGTCCGGTTCGTTACGCAACAGACGTGCATCCAACATGATCGTCCACTCCTTTCGAAAAATAGAAAAAGCCCCCGCCGCCAGACTGTTTCTGGGACGAGAGCCAATCTCCCGTGGTGCCACCCAAGTTCGACCGCCTACTCAAGCAAGCGATCCTCGTGCCATCGATAACGGAATGACCCGGAGCCGCTTACTACGAATGGTTCCATTCGATTCACAGCCCGCTTGGAGAGGGATTCACAGAGTCTCCTGACCGGTTCGCAGCCACCACCGGCTCTCTGCACAAGAGAGGTTCTGGTACTCGTTCTCCGCATCGCTTTGGTAAACGTTTCGCTTTTGTCGCATAGTGTACCACATTGGCTCCGCTTCATTCAAGCTACTGTTGTTACCAGTGTTCAAGTTTTTCAGCTCTAACTGATTACGATTTCAAATTATTGCGGTTACCACCCAATTGCCGCAACGTATCGAAAAATATTTTCTTGGAAAACTGAAACTTTTTTCGATTTCAGTTCGTCTTTAATATTAGAACCGAGCAACTAGTTTATTTGCTTCAAAAAATTAGGAAAGGAGGCTAAAGTCTTAAAAAGGCAATAGTTCCAGAGTACAGAGTTGTGTCGCCATATTTCAGAATAGCGAGTATCATCGAAAGGAGAGTTTGAACATGATCAAAGAAAAAATGTTGATGAACGTAATGGTATCTATGCTGCTTTCTACCACCGATTTTGCTTATCTCGTCAAGGATAGAGGAACCATATGGTGATAAACGGAATGACCAGAATTTTCGTTCTATTAATTTCAATCACGGTGATAGGTATAATCGGTTGTCAAATGGGCGGAAAACAACCCTCTGATGCTTCCACTGTGAACCACAAAACGAATGAGAGTGAATCTGGAGCGGTCTCCACAGACATGAAAGATAACTTGCCAAGTGTAATTGAGAGACAAGAAGCCTGGAAAGATCAATCAATCCGTTCCTTTGATGCAGTACTCCCTAATCAAAAAGCATGGATTCCACTTGCACTTGGCTCGGATGGTACAATAGTAGGAGTAGTAACGCCGCAAGACAAAGATCTGTCAGGACAAGTAATCTTGTTTGATGTTAACAAACAGGCGTACAAGACAATTTACTCGTTCAGAGAGCCTGCTCAGCCAATCGGAGCCGACATCAATGATAATTGGATCGTATGGAGCGAGGCGCTTGACCAAAGTTTTACCAACTGGAAAATTCACGTATATGATCGGGTTAAAAATACAAAACGAGTGATATATGAATCAGCAAAAGATACGAATGGAATGGGATATCCCGGTCCATTGATTATGCCAAAACTTTATGAAAACTGGTTGGTTTTCAGTCCGGCTGTGGATCAGCCGAAAAATGGAATCCCCTCGATAGTTGTAAAGAAACTAGATCTGCGAACGGGCGAATCGTCTGATATCGCTTCACCCGGCGGACATCCGGTTATGACAAAGGATTTCATAGCCTGGATTGGAAAAGATTCGGAACAAGCGTCTGGTGCGGTTTATTGGAATAAAGGTGGACACATTGAGCAACTGACTCACAAACAGGAAGTTACGTATCTTGCCGCCGAAGGGAGTACGATTGCCTGGTCCGGTCATCGAACGGGGGAGGGCGGTTGGTCCGTCAACCTCATCGAAAATGGCGTTGAACGAAAGATCTTTTCTGCTAAACAGGGTAACTCTCTTGAGTTTCTAGGTTTAAGTCCTCGAATCCTAGCCTGGCAGTCACGTGAGGACGTACAGGTGTATGATCGGAAACTTAATAAGGTAGTTACCTTAGAAAAAAATGTGAATCCCAGTTCTGTGATTGCAAAAGATCAATTGTTACTGTGGTCAACACCGATTCCAAAAACGATGGAAGAAAGGGCTGCAGTCACGTCTCGAAAGGGGATTTTACCCCACACACTCCATTTAATACAGTTCAGTGATTAATTCAAAAAGCGCGTGAGTTAGGATGACGGAGGGGGAATCCCCTCCGGCAGCCCCATCGACAACACAAAAAAGTGGGGCGGTGGTATTGGCTTCCTCACAAAATTGGAAAGTGCTGATTGATTGCCAACTAAAAAACTCCCAATTCCACCAAACAGCCTACATCCAATATATCGGCAATCAACAATCAGTGGAAACCGTAACGCTTGCCATTTCTGATGGGACCGGTCAATCAAAATCTGTACTGAGTCCAAATGAAATCAGTCATTCATTTTTGAAGCAAGCTATTACCACAAGTTCTAGTGTAAGCGGCTGGGAACAAGCAAAAAAAGAACTGCAATCCATCAAAATCACAGTCAGTTGGGTAGCAAACGGGAAATCAAACGAGGAAACGCTGCAACCTGCAATTTATTTTCCCGAATAAAAATTGGACAAAAAATGATGTTCCGTGAAACTAAACCGACAAAACAAAACCCGAGTAGCAAACACTGACTCTGCTCGGGTTCCCTGCGGCTCAACCGGCCAGCTCCTGCAGCCGTTTCGCCAGAATGAGATACATCGCGTGCGACCAGAGCAGCGGTTTGGCCGGTTCTCCCCAACGGTCCACCCATTCCTGATATTTTTCGGGAAAAAACAGGCTTTCCTGCACCTGTTCCGGCAAGTTGCCCTGATCGTCCGCCTGCGCTTCCACCCACGCCAGCAGTTCCTTCGCCCGCTGCAGGTTGCCGGCTTCCGCGTAGTACCAGCCCAACCAAGCGGTCAACAGCACCCAGGCGCCGCCGCCGTAAAACGAATCTTCCGGATAGCGGTGCACGCCGCCGGTGACCAGCCGGTGTTCGATCTCTTCCACCGTCCTGACCATTATATGCCCGTTGGGCGGCACGACTTTGTAAGGTACGGACAACCACAATAGGTTGGCGTCGATGCTGGGATTTCCGAACGACTTGACGAACCGCCCGTTTTGTACGCCGTGTTCCTGCAGCGCTTCCCGGATGGCGCTCAGCGTCCTGGGAATCTGTACAACCGGCACATACCGGTAGATCGCCTGCAAACCGCCAAAAACCGCCGCCAGCGTACTTGGATGAACGCGGTCCCCGAACTCTTCCCAGCAGTCATGGTTTGGGACATGCCAAAAGGTCGTCAGGTAACGGATCGTCTCCTCGATACTGCGATGCACCTTCATCAAAAACGAGTCATCACCCGTCAGACGGATGTGTTCCGCCACCCCCCACAGGTAGGCGCCATACCCGTCCAGTTGAAAATTGCCCCATTCTTCCGTACCCTCGTCCCCATCCAATGTGAAGCGCGTATGCAGGAAATCGTCTTTCCCAATCGGCTCACCGTTCTGATGTTTCAGAAAAAGCTGGTTCAACTTCGCCAGGTGCTTGCGGATCGCCATGTCCACCCACTGAAAAAATCGGCCGGCCGCCGCATGCTCACCCGATTTGTCGAGCGCGTGGGCGATGAATGTGCCATCCCGCAGCCAACAATACCGGTAGACGGTAAATACCGTAGATGCAGGAAAGGCTCCGTTCGGAGCCTGTGTTTGCAAAAGCAGCTGGACGCTGTGTTGATAGAGTTTGTTCAAGCGGATTCACGCACCATATCGAGAAAATACTTGTGAAACCGTACATCGTTCGTCAATTCCGGATGAAAAGCGGCCGCCAGCAAATGGCCCTGTCTGGCCGCCACAATCCGATCCTGGTAGGTGGCTAGCACCTCGACGCCATCACCCGTTTCCATGATATGCGGCGCCCGGATAAAGACGGCCCGGTACAGCTCCCCTTCGATCCCTTTCACCTCTAGATCGGTCTCGAAACTTTCCCGCTGCCGGCCGAACGAATTGCGGTTGACCAGAATGTCCATCACGCCCAAATGAGCCCAATCCTGGCCATGAATCCGGTTCGCCAAGAGAATCAGCCCGGCGCAGGTGCCAAACATCGGAGTTCCCGCCTGCGCCATCTGCCGAATCGGTTCCATCAGCCCATACTGGTTCATCAATTTTCCGATCGTCGTGCTTTCCCCGCCGGGCAGCACCAACCCGTCCAGCCCTTCCAATTCTTCCTTCCGCTTGACGGGAACCACCTGATCGGCACCGGCCTGTTGCAAACTGTTGATATGTTCCGTAACTGCGCCTTGCAGGGCCAACACACCGATTTTCATAAGCCGGTCGGCCTCCTACCAGCCGCGTTCTGCCATCCGCTCGTTCTCGGCGAGGGTCGACAGCTCGATGCCTCTCATCGCGACACCCAGGTTTTTGGACAGTTCGGCGATCAGTCCATAGTCTTGATAATGCGTGGTCGCCTGCACGATCGCTTTTGCGTATTTTTCGGGATTTTCCGATTTGAAGATACCAGAGCCGACAAACACGCCGTCCGCACCCAGGTGCATCATCAATGCGGCGTCCGCCGGAGTAGCCACACCGCCAGCAGCAAAATTGACGACCGGCAGCCGGCCCAGCTTTTTCACTTCCAGCAGCAGCTCATACGGCGCGCCCAGGCTTTTCGCTTCGAACACGAGCTCGTCTTCCGACATGTTCTGTACCTTGCGGATCTGCGCCTGCACGGTGCGCATGTGCTTGACCGCTTCCACGATGTTGCCGGTACCCGGCTCGCCTTTCGTACGGATCATCGAAGCGCCTTCCGCGATGCGCCGCAGCGCTTCCCCCAAATCGCGGGCGCCGCACACGAACGGAACGGTGAATTCTTTTTTGTTGATATGGAACTTGTCGTCAGCCGGCGTCAGCACTTCCGACTCGTCGATGTAATCGACCCCGAGCGCTTCCAGCACTTTCGCCTCAACAAAATGCCCGATCCGCGCTTTTGCCATCACCGGTATCGAAACCGCGTTCATCACTTCTTCTATGATCGTCGGGTCAGCCATGCGGGCAACCCCGCCTGCCGCGCGAATATCCGCAGGCACGCGCTCCAGCGCCATCACGGCAACCGCGCCCGCCTCTTCAGCGATCTTCGCCTGTTCGGCGTTGACCACGTCCATGATCACGCCGCCCTTTTGCATCTCCGCCATCCCGCGTTTGACTCGAGAAGTCCCTACTTCCATCGTGACCCCACTCCTCTGCAGCTCTAAGATTACATCTTTCTTATTTTAACGCACCCTGTGGTGAAGAACAACCTTTCATTTAATACCGCAAAAAGTACTGCAAAAAGTACCGCAAAAAACGGCAAAATCCCAAGGAGTTGCAGAACTCCTCGGGATTGCTTGCCTATTCCCGCTTTTGCCCCGGTTGATCCAGATGTTCCTCCTGCTTCATCCGGCGCAGGAAAGCCCGGAACATGAAAAATCCGCCCGGCAGGATGAGCAAAAGCAAAATCGTATTCAAAGCCAGCCACCATGCCGGATTGATTCCGGAACCCATTGGCATCACCTGCTCGATTAGAGTTTGTGGAGCAGCCCCTGGATGCTGCTCGTGATCCCGTTAACCAGTTTGCGGAAAAACAGCCGAATCCAGCTCCCTTTTTCCACATCCTGCGTCGCCGCCACATCGACCGAATTGAGCACCTGTCCGTTTTTCACCAGCTGCATTTTGCCGAGCACCTGTCCCTTTTTGATCGGTGCCGCGGCGTTGTTCCAGACAAACTTCGTTTCGATGCCCTGCTCATCGCCATTTTTCAGGGTGACGTAAAAATCCTGCACAGGCGCCACTTCCACCTCTTCCTGTTTCGCGTCGGGGATGTTCGCTTTTTGCGCCAGCGGCTTGTCCTTTTCGGCCATTCGCTTCGATACGTAGTTGGTGAACCCGTAATCAAGCAGCTTGGTGGTGTCGCTTTGCCGCTGTAGGTCATCCTTCGCTCCCATGACCACTCCCAGCAAACGGAACCCGTTGCGTTCGGCCGTGCTCACCAGGCAGTAGCCGGCCTGGTCGGTAAAGCCGGTTTTCAGGCCGTCCATCCCGTCGTACTTGCCGATCAGGTGGTTGGTGTTTTCAAATTTGTTCTTGCCGTCCCGCAGTTCAAATTCCTTCACTTTGGTGAATTCGAGAATTTGCGGATATTTGGTGATTAGTTCGCGTGCCGCGATCGCCAAGTCGCGGGCAGTCGTATAATGGTCCGGATTGTGCAGCCCGTTCGTATCGGCAAAATGGGTCGAGTTCATTCCCAACTGCTTCGCCTTTTCGTTCATGCGCTGCACAAATGCCTGCTCGCTGCCGGCGATAAAAATGGCGGTCGCCACACACGCATCGTTTGCGGAAGGAACCGCAATAAACTTGAT
Above is a genomic segment from Effusibacillus pohliae DSM 22757 containing:
- a CDS encoding glycoside hydrolase family 15 protein — protein: MNKLYQHSVQLLLQTQAPNGAFPASTVFTVYRYCWLRDGTFIAHALDKSGEHAAAGRFFQWVDMAIRKHLAKLNQLFLKHQNGEPIGKDDFLHTRFTLDGDEGTEEWGNFQLDGYGAYLWGVAEHIRLTGDDSFLMKVHRSIEETIRYLTTFWHVPNHDCWEEFGDRVHPSTLAAVFGGLQAIYRYVPVVQIPRTLSAIREALQEHGVQNGRFVKSFGNPSIDANLLWLSVPYKVVPPNGHIMVRTVEEIEHRLVTGGVHRYPEDSFYGGGAWVLLTAWLGWYYAEAGNLQRAKELLAWVEAQADDQGNLPEQVQESLFFPEKYQEWVDRWGEPAKPLLWSHAMYLILAKRLQELAG
- the serS gene encoding serine--tRNA ligase, coding for MLDARLLRNEPDKVREALRKRGESPEAVDQFLQLDARRRELLAETESLKAKRNSVSQEVAKLKKAGQDAESLILEMREVGDRIKQLDDELREVEEKVDFLLLTIPNIPHESVPVGASEDDNVEVKKWGELPRFDFEPKPHWEIATELGILDFESAAKVTGARFVFYKGLGARLERALINFMLDIHTQEHGYTEVLPPFIVNRASMTGTGNLPKFEEDAFKLVDTDYFLVPTAEVPVTNLHREEILQAADLPRYYVAYSPCFRSEAGSAGRDTRGLIRMHQFNKVEMVKFTLPETSYEEWMKLVNDAETILQRLNLPYRVMDMCTADLGFGAAKKYDLEVWLPAANQYREISSCSNFEDFQARRANIRFRREPKAKPEFVHTINGSGLAVGRTVAAILENYQQPDGSVLIPEALVPYMGGVTRIG
- the pdxT gene encoding pyridoxal 5'-phosphate synthase glutaminase subunit PdxT, with the protein product MKIGVLALQGAVTEHINSLQQAGADQVVPVKRKEELEGLDGLVLPGGESTTIGKLMNQYGLMEPIRQMAQAGTPMFGTCAGLILLANRIHGQDWAHLGVMDILVNRNSFGRQRESFETDLEVKGIEGELYRAVFIRAPHIMETGDGVEVLATYQDRIVAARQGHLLAAAFHPELTNDVRFHKYFLDMVRESA
- the pdxS gene encoding pyridoxal 5'-phosphate synthase lyase subunit PdxS codes for the protein MEVGTSRVKRGMAEMQKGGVIMDVVNAEQAKIAEEAGAVAVMALERVPADIRAAGGVARMADPTIIEEVMNAVSIPVMAKARIGHFVEAKVLEALGVDYIDESEVLTPADDKFHINKKEFTVPFVCGARDLGEALRRIAEGASMIRTKGEPGTGNIVEAVKHMRTVQAQIRKVQNMSEDELVFEAKSLGAPYELLLEVKKLGRLPVVNFAAGGVATPADAALMMHLGADGVFVGSGIFKSENPEKYAKAIVQATTHYQDYGLIAELSKNLGVAMRGIELSTLAENERMAERGW
- a CDS encoding D-alanyl-D-alanine carboxypeptidase family protein, which encodes MIGKRKWTSRILSLAVAMSAAVSALLPISGAAAAEGPAVDAPAALLMDVKSGQILFQKNADEKRFPASTTKIMTLLLTMEAVQSGQKKLTDVVPVPPEAYNIEGSSVWLDPKEKFTLQDMIKFIAVPSANDACVATAIFIAGSEQAFVQRMNEKAKQLGMNSTHFADTNGLHNPDHYTTARDLAIAARELITKYPQILEFTKVKEFELRDGKNKFENTNHLIGKYDGMDGLKTGFTDQAGYCLVSTAERNGFRLLGVVMGAKDDLQRQSDTTKLLDYGFTNYVSKRMAEKDKPLAQKANIPDAKQEEVEVAPVQDFYVTLKNGDEQGIETKFVWNNAAAPIKKGQVLGKMQLVKNGQVLNSVDVAATQDVEKGSWIRLFFRKLVNGITSSIQGLLHKL